CGGAACGGCGGCGACACCCGGCTGGACGGCAGCGTGCAGGGCATCAGCCGCGAAACGCAGGCGTGGATACCCCAGCATCCCGTCCTGGTCGAGGACACCGTTGCCGAGGAGATCGCCCTCTACGCGGGTTTTCCGGTGACCGGGTCCGGCAGTGCCGAAGGCCCGGACAGTGCGGGCCGCACGGCCGCCCGCCGGGCACTCGACCGCATTGACGCCGGGCACCTGCTCGATTCCGCCACCGCGGACCTGAGCCCGGGTGAGCAGCGCCGGGTGGCCGTGGCACGGGCACTGGCCCGCATCGAAGCGAATCCCGGCGTCCGGATCCTGCTGGCGGATGAACCTACCGCACACCTCGATTTCCGCAGTGCCTCGGCTGTCCGTGCAGCCCTGTCCGCCCTGAGGGGACGGACCACCGTGCTGCTGGTAGCCCACGACGCCGCCACCGCAGCCATCGCCGACACCGTGATTCCGGTTGAAGCGGCGGCGGGTGCAAGCCTGCCCCGGGAACGCGTCAAGGGCAAGCATGCGGCATCCCTGGCAGCTGCTGCCCGCAGGGCCCCGGTGGAGGTTCCTGCCGGTTCCGGTCCGGCAGTTGCCGCCGACGCCGGTCCCGGGAAAGAGGGCGGCTCGGCATCCGGCAGCCAGGCAGCCGGCACAGCCGCGGAGCCGACCTCGGGCCATGAGCCGCTGTGGAAGAACCTCCTGGTGCTGAAGCCGTGGAGCAAGCAGTTTGTCCTGGCCCTGGTGCTCGGCACGGGGGCCACCATGTTCGCCGTCGCGCTGACGGCCCTGTCCGCCTGGCTGATCGTGCGTGCCGCGGAGCAGCCGCCGATCCTGTACCTGCTTATGGCGATTGTCGGCGTGCGGTTCTTCGGCATCGGCCGGGCATTGCTGCGGTACCTGGAGCGGCTCTCCCTGCACGACGCCGTCTTCCGTGCCACCAACACGCTGCGGGTCCGGCTCTGGAACGGGCTGCTGCAGCGCCCCGAAGGCTGGCGCCGCGTGGCGCGGGGTTCGGGTGCCCTTGAACGCCTAGTGGGTGACGTGGACGAGCTGCGGGACATCGCGCCCCGGGTGGTCTTCGCACCCCTGACCGGCCTGCTGACCGCCGTCGGCGCCTGTGTAGTGACCTGGCTGCTGGTCCCGGAAGGCCTGGCAGTGCAGCTGGCGCTGACCGTGGTGGGGATGGTCATCGCTCCGCTGCTTGCCCTGTTCGCCGATTCCGCTGCCCGCGCAGCCACTGTGAACCTCCAGGCCCGGTCCATGTCCTCCATGGCACGCCTGCTCACGGCTGCCCCCGATCTGGAAGCCAACTCAAGCTCGGCCCCGGTCCTGGCCCGCCAGGAGCAGTTCGAAGCAGCCGCGGCTCGGGCGGTCCGGCGCAGCGCCTGGGCCCAGGGCCTGGCCAATGCCGTCACCGCCCTCGCCTGCTCCCTTGCAGCGCTTTACATGATCAGCGCTTCGCAGGACGGGCCGGCCACCGTGGCCGCGGTGGTGGTCCTGGTGCAGCTGGCGCTGATTGAGCCTTTTGTCGCAGTCAACGGCTCCATCCAGCAGTTCTCCGCGTGGCGCACCCTGGGGGACAAGGTGCTGCCGGATCTGGGCACGGAAGACGTCGCGCCCGATGACACCGCAGGGGAAACCGCTGCCCGGAAGAGCTTTGGCAAGGTCCACGTACTGGAACTGGATAACATCAGGTACCGCTATCCCGGCGCTGCCGCAGATGTGCTGACCGGCGTGGACCTCAGGGTCTCCGCAGGGGAGTGGGTAGCCGTCACCGGTCCCTCCGGCAGCGGCAAATCCACCCTGCTCGGTGTGCTGCTCGGCTTCCTGCCGCCCCGAAGCGGTACCTATCTGATCAACGGCGTTCCTGCGCAGTCGGTCCCGCAGGCAGCCCGGCGGATGGCGTGGTGCCCGCAGGAGGCGCACCTGTTCGACTCGACCCTCCGCGGGAACCTGCTGCTGGCCCGTGACCGCGCCCTTGCCCCGACGGAAGCCGAAATGATCGGCTCCCTTCGCGCTGTTGGCCTGGGGCCGCTGTTCGACACCCTGCCCGACGGCCTGGATACAGCCATCGGCGCCGGCGGGCATTTCCTCTCCGGCGGCCAGCGCCAGCGGCTTGCCGTGGCCCGTGCGCTCCTCGCGGCGGCCGACGTCGTGCTCCTGGACGAGCCCACGGCCCACCTGGACGCGGAGGCGGGGGCGCAGCTGATGGCCGACCTGAAATCCGGCCTGCAGGGCAAAGCCGTTGTGGTGGTGACCCATAATCCGGCCGATGCTGCCTGGTGCGGGCGGGAGGTCTCACTGGGAGCGGTGCTGTTGTCCTAGGGTGGATGGATGCAGACGCCTTCCCCACCCCTGTTCCCCGGGCCCGAAACCGGCCTGCGCTGGCGCTCCATCGGAGCTGACGACGTCGACGCCTGGTATGCCCTGATCCGCAGGATGGCGGAGGCGGACAAACCCGGATGGGTGGAGGACCGCAGGGACCTGGAGCAGGCGCTGGAAACCACCTCCGGGGATCCCGCAAAGGACACGCTGATCGGGCTGGACAAAACCGGTGCGGCGCGGGCGTACGGCCGGATCGCCTTGAACCCCGGGTCGGAGACCGGCTCGGGCTTCGGCGGCGTCGACCCGCAGTGGCGGCGCCGGGGCATCGGGTCGAAGATCTACCGCTGGCAGGAAACCCGCCTGCGCCAGCGGCTGCTCACGGAGCACCGGAAACACGGCGTCCTGCGCACCTACGCCGAGGAATCCAACGCCTCCCAGGTGGCACTGCTGCAGTCCGAAGGCGCCCACGTGGTCCGCTACTTCACCGAGATGAGCCGGCCGCTGACTGGCGGCCTGCCGGACGCCGTACTGCCGGAGGGTA
This genomic stretch from Arthrobacter sp. zg-Y1110 harbors:
- the cydD gene encoding thiol reductant ABC exporter subunit CydD yields the protein MKPVLPVSATSRRALYLLGLLAAIKAAGLVLLADAVAIGIAGLAAGGPEWNRVFLLGTAGAVLRSVAVWGQDTVAQRAAAGVKDELRRQLSVRVLADGGTVPGMGSGALSVLLTRGLDGLDNYYSKYLPALVTCAVVPLLVGARILAADWISAVTIVLTVPLIPVFMILIGLHTEDKTAAAVDALNRLSDNMLELAKGLPVLVGLGRARAQTRALRDVADRYRTTTLATLRVAFMSSLALELIATISVALVAVFIGVRLVHGGMPLELGLLALILAPECYQPLRDLGTAHHASEDGLEALNRTNAVLDAPAAVPLADASAAAEETAGSALVVRDLTIAYEGRPHPAVENLSFTVPAGAIAALTGSSGAGKTSVLEVLAGLRRNGGDTRLDGSVQGISRETQAWIPQHPVLVEDTVAEEIALYAGFPVTGSGSAEGPDSAGRTAARRALDRIDAGHLLDSATADLSPGEQRRVAVARALARIEANPGVRILLADEPTAHLDFRSASAVRAALSALRGRTTVLLVAHDAATAAIADTVIPVEAAAGASLPRERVKGKHAASLAAAARRAPVEVPAGSGPAVAADAGPGKEGGSASGSQAAGTAAEPTSGHEPLWKNLLVLKPWSKQFVLALVLGTGATMFAVALTALSAWLIVRAAEQPPILYLLMAIVGVRFFGIGRALLRYLERLSLHDAVFRATNTLRVRLWNGLLQRPEGWRRVARGSGALERLVGDVDELRDIAPRVVFAPLTGLLTAVGACVVTWLLVPEGLAVQLALTVVGMVIAPLLALFADSAARAATVNLQARSMSSMARLLTAAPDLEANSSSAPVLARQEQFEAAAARAVRRSAWAQGLANAVTALACSLAALYMISASQDGPATVAAVVVLVQLALIEPFVAVNGSIQQFSAWRTLGDKVLPDLGTEDVAPDDTAGETAARKSFGKVHVLELDNIRYRYPGAAADVLTGVDLRVSAGEWVAVTGPSGSGKSTLLGVLLGFLPPRSGTYLINGVPAQSVPQAARRMAWCPQEAHLFDSTLRGNLLLARDRALAPTEAEMIGSLRAVGLGPLFDTLPDGLDTAIGAGGHFLSGGQRQRLAVARALLAAADVVLLDEPTAHLDAEAGAQLMADLKSGLQGKAVVVVTHNPADAAWCGREVSLGAVLLS
- a CDS encoding GNAT family N-acetyltransferase, encoding MQTPSPPLFPGPETGLRWRSIGADDVDAWYALIRRMAEADKPGWVEDRRDLEQALETTSGDPAKDTLIGLDKTGAARAYGRIALNPGSETGSGFGGVDPQWRRRGIGSKIYRWQETRLRQRLLTEHRKHGVLRTYAEESNASQVALLQSEGAHVVRYFTEMSRPLTGGLPDAVLPEGMEFRTFSPEISDAVRRAHNEAFKDHWGSEPRNKERWGFTIDHPQFRPDWSFAVVDTGSGEVAAYQLASFDPESKDIHGYKEGYTMLLGVRRDWRGRKLAPAMLREAMRRFREGGMDNAGLGVDTENPSGALGLYESLGYKPTHREVVFDNTVL